A single window of Agromyces sp. Leaf222 DNA harbors:
- a CDS encoding EamA family transporter, translating into MPFVVAVLLASVCFGTTGAAQALGPDADPVSIGAARILIGGGALALVAAVMALVRRRRRADAAAQATPAARTGTRSTHAAAPRHPLAVALVVAVGALGVLAYQPAFFAGTAANGVAVGTVVALGSAPVLTGGLDWVLRRRFPGRRWLVATAIATIGVAVLAAASDPSHATASPLGLLASLGAGASYAVYTLAAKWLLDRGFTPTGSMGALFGTAAVVSLPVLLMTDASWLATGPGLAMALWLGLVATTLAYVLFGAGLAGLAPAVVSTLTLAEPLTAGVLGVVVLGETLAPGSVLGLAILALGIVVLASGGCRRAAVASKPWTSSSSPASGSTPHRGTTSSPSSKSRGTAPTR; encoded by the coding sequence ATGCCCTTCGTCGTCGCCGTGCTCCTCGCGTCCGTGTGCTTCGGCACCACGGGCGCCGCGCAGGCGCTGGGCCCCGACGCCGATCCCGTCTCGATCGGCGCGGCGCGCATCCTCATCGGCGGCGGGGCGCTCGCGCTCGTCGCGGCCGTCATGGCCCTGGTCCGGCGCCGGCGGCGTGCGGATGCCGCGGCGCAGGCGACCCCGGCGGCCAGGACGGGCACGCGTTCGACGCACGCGGCCGCGCCGCGGCATCCGCTCGCCGTCGCCCTCGTCGTCGCCGTCGGAGCCCTCGGCGTGCTCGCCTACCAGCCCGCCTTCTTCGCGGGCACCGCGGCCAACGGGGTGGCCGTCGGCACCGTCGTCGCCCTGGGATCGGCGCCCGTGCTCACCGGCGGGCTCGACTGGGTGCTCCGCCGTCGCTTCCCTGGCCGGCGCTGGCTCGTGGCGACCGCGATCGCGACGATCGGCGTCGCCGTGCTCGCCGCGGCCTCCGATCCCTCGCACGCCACGGCGAGCCCGCTCGGCCTGCTCGCCTCGCTCGGGGCGGGTGCGTCGTACGCGGTCTATACGCTCGCCGCCAAGTGGCTGCTCGACCGGGGGTTCACGCCGACCGGCAGCATGGGGGCGCTCTTCGGCACCGCGGCGGTCGTGAGCCTGCCCGTGCTGCTGATGACGGATGCCTCGTGGCTCGCGACCGGGCCCGGGCTCGCGATGGCGCTGTGGCTCGGGCTCGTCGCGACGACGCTCGCCTACGTGCTCTTCGGCGCCGGACTCGCCGGACTCGCCCCTGCGGTGGTCTCGACGCTGACGCTCGCGGAGCCCCTGACCGCCGGGGTCCTCGGCGTCGTCGTGCTCGGCGAGACGCTGGCCCCCGGATCGGTGCTCGGGCTCGCGATCCTCGCCCTCGGCATCGTCGTGCTCGCGTCGGGCGGGTGTCGGAGGGCGGCCGTAGCGTCGAAGCCATGGACATCATCCTCATCCCCGGCTTCTGGCTCGACGCCTCATCGTGGAACGACGTCGTCCCCCTCATCGAAGAGCAGGGGCACCGCACCCACCCGGTGA
- a CDS encoding ATP-dependent DNA ligase, whose amino-acid sequence MSSDVVITPEPTGGPVGTLVYNGNGSIPIDDRLLAHLQVVIIDKLRRQESFPFTWQLGGRETTVWFGPSIALEFVYSGGRAPSLNRAWLHQLAEAAASNAGLSAIPEPLTPSAPVPTPDLPVPAMARSLASEARTRTPA is encoded by the coding sequence ATGTCGTCCGACGTCGTGATCACCCCTGAACCCACCGGAGGCCCCGTGGGCACGCTCGTCTACAACGGCAATGGCAGCATCCCCATCGACGATCGCCTGCTCGCTCACCTGCAGGTCGTGATCATCGACAAGCTGCGCCGTCAGGAGTCCTTCCCCTTCACGTGGCAGCTGGGCGGTCGCGAGACGACCGTCTGGTTCGGCCCCTCGATCGCGCTCGAGTTCGTCTACTCGGGCGGCCGCGCGCCGTCGCTCAACCGCGCATGGCTGCACCAGCTCGCCGAGGCTGCAGCGTCGAACGCCGGGTTGTCGGCGATTCCCGAACCGCTGACGCCATCGGCCCCGGTGCCGACGCCCGACCTCCCGGTGCCCGCGATGGCCCGCTCGCTCGCCTCCGAAGCGCGTACCCGCACGCCCGCCTGA
- a CDS encoding alpha/beta fold hydrolase gives MDIILIPGFWLDASSWNDVVPLIEEQGHRTHPVTLPGLDSVDADRSGIGLREHIDAVVRLVDTFDGPVVLVGHSGGGPIAHGVADRRPDRIARVVYVDAGPLADGQAINDALPVVDGEIPLPAWDEFDDADLVDLDEDLRTMFRSRAVPQPARVAADPIVLVDERRYEVPVTIIASEFPSAALREYLAADAPFTRELARVRDVDYLDVPTGHWPQFTKPVQLGQAIASAIR, from the coding sequence ATGGACATCATCCTCATCCCCGGCTTCTGGCTCGACGCCTCATCGTGGAACGACGTCGTCCCCCTCATCGAAGAGCAGGGGCACCGCACCCACCCGGTGACGCTGCCCGGGCTCGACTCGGTCGACGCCGACCGCTCGGGCATCGGCCTGCGCGAGCACATCGACGCCGTCGTGCGGTTGGTCGACACCTTCGACGGGCCCGTCGTGCTCGTCGGCCACTCGGGCGGCGGTCCGATCGCGCACGGCGTCGCCGACCGGCGGCCCGACCGCATCGCACGCGTGGTCTACGTCGATGCCGGCCCCCTCGCCGACGGGCAGGCCATCAACGACGCGCTCCCCGTCGTCGACGGCGAGATCCCGCTGCCCGCGTGGGACGAGTTCGACGACGCCGACCTCGTCGACCTCGACGAGGACCTGCGCACGATGTTCCGCTCGCGCGCCGTGCCGCAGCCGGCCCGCGTCGCCGCCGACCCGATCGTCCTCGTCGACGAGCGCCGCTACGAGGTGCCCGTCACGATCATCGCGTCGGAGTTCCCCAGCGCCGCACTGCGCGAGTACTTGGCCGCCGACGCGCCGTTCACGCGCGAGCTCGCCCGGGTGCGCGACGTCGACTACCTCGACGTGCCCACCGGTCACTGGCCTCAGTTCACGAAGCCCGTGCAGCTGGGGCAGGCGATCGCCTCGGCGATCCGCTGA
- a CDS encoding MFS transporter, whose translation MSRPEVGTASVLWRFAPMIYGPTLLFGLAEGALLPVLPVIATRLGATVPQAALIAAAIVVARMIGNIPAGWLVDRIGERSTMAVAAGAAMVGAAGILLAPNLVVLGVSVFGVGFCAAAFGLARHAFMTTRAPLAYRARALSLLGGSFRLGMFAGPFVAAGLLTLFDDPLATAWFFIGCLVALVLLVLLGRDPESELDALGMLPHAQPHTASTPVSATTTPAAEREGVFATMWRFRGMLARLGLAAATLSGIRQARIYLLPIWGVSIALDAEAISLVVGVTGALEFALFYSSGQIMDRWGRLWASMPSMLLMGASFLALAFTHDLPDAVTWFLVAAIGVGIGNGLSSGVLMTLGADVAPRADPAAFLGSWRLLTDAGAAAAPLLIAGVSAVASLSIATGLIGVIGLLGAVGFQRSVPRYVPHRPRHRPAGTTPADPGRPDENVA comes from the coding sequence ATGAGCCGACCGGAGGTCGGGACGGCGAGCGTGCTCTGGCGTTTCGCGCCCATGATCTACGGGCCGACCCTGCTGTTCGGGCTCGCCGAGGGCGCGCTGCTGCCGGTGCTCCCCGTGATCGCCACGCGGCTCGGTGCGACCGTGCCGCAGGCCGCCCTGATCGCCGCGGCGATCGTCGTCGCACGCATGATCGGCAACATCCCCGCCGGATGGCTCGTCGACCGCATCGGCGAGCGCTCGACGATGGCCGTCGCGGCGGGTGCGGCCATGGTGGGCGCCGCCGGCATCCTGCTCGCGCCGAACCTCGTGGTGCTCGGCGTCTCGGTGTTCGGCGTCGGCTTCTGCGCGGCGGCCTTCGGCCTCGCCAGGCACGCGTTCATGACGACACGGGCACCGCTGGCCTACCGCGCACGCGCACTGTCGCTGCTCGGCGGGTCGTTCCGCCTGGGCATGTTCGCCGGCCCGTTCGTCGCGGCGGGCCTGCTGACCCTCTTCGACGATCCGCTGGCGACCGCATGGTTCTTCATCGGATGCCTCGTGGCGCTCGTGCTGCTCGTGCTGCTCGGTCGCGACCCCGAGTCCGAGCTCGACGCGCTCGGCATGCTCCCGCATGCGCAGCCGCACACCGCATCCACCCCCGTGTCGGCCACGACGACGCCCGCCGCGGAACGTGAGGGGGTCTTCGCCACGATGTGGCGGTTCCGCGGCATGCTCGCCCGGCTCGGCCTCGCGGCGGCGACGCTCTCGGGCATCCGTCAGGCGCGGATCTACCTGCTCCCGATCTGGGGCGTGTCGATCGCGCTCGATGCCGAGGCGATCTCGCTCGTGGTGGGGGTGACCGGCGCGCTCGAGTTCGCGCTCTTCTACTCGAGCGGCCAGATCATGGACCGGTGGGGGCGCCTCTGGGCGTCGATGCCGTCGATGCTGCTCATGGGCGCCTCGTTCCTCGCGCTCGCGTTCACCCACGACCTGCCCGACGCGGTGACCTGGTTCCTCGTGGCCGCGATCGGCGTCGGCATCGGCAACGGCCTCTCGAGCGGCGTGCTCATGACGCTCGGTGCGGATGTCGCACCGCGGGCGGATCCGGCCGCGTTCCTCGGCTCGTGGCGGCTGCTGACCGACGCCGGCGCCGCGGCGGCCCCGCTGCTCATCGCCGGGGTCTCGGCGGTCGCGTCGCTCTCGATCGCGACCGGGCTGATCGGCGTCATCGGCCTGCTCGGAGCCGTCGGGTTCCAGCGTTCGGTGCCCCGCTACGTGCCGCATCGCCCACGGCACCGGCCCGCCGGAACCACACCGGCCGATCCCGGACGTCCCGACGAGAACGTGGCCTGA
- a CDS encoding zinc-dependent alcohol dehydrogenase family protein gives MRAVLFTAFGERPELADVPEPECPPRGAVIRVRATGVCRSDWHGWMGHDDTIALPHVPGHEFAGEIAELGSEIDPDSGWSVGDRVTAPFICACGRCAECLGGNEQVCDAQSQPGFTRWGSFAEYVVVDEAELNLIRLPDALGFVEAASLGCRFATAYRAIISRSRLAPGEQIAVHGCGGVGLSAIMIAVAAGVTVYGIDVSDAALDAAEKLGAVPVRGGEGAAERILAASGGGVDVSVDAFGSSETAFASVQSLKKRGRHVQIGLMVGSSALAAMPMDAVIAGELEILGSHGMAAHEYPSMLGAVAEEFFRPIELVGRRISLDEVPDALAAMGTAGAAGSGMTVVEL, from the coding sequence GTGCGTGCCGTGCTCTTCACCGCGTTCGGCGAGCGACCAGAGCTCGCCGACGTGCCCGAACCCGAATGCCCGCCCCGCGGCGCGGTGATCCGGGTGCGCGCCACCGGCGTCTGCCGCAGCGACTGGCACGGGTGGATGGGCCACGACGACACCATCGCCCTGCCGCACGTGCCGGGCCACGAGTTCGCCGGCGAGATCGCCGAGCTCGGCAGCGAGATCGACCCCGACTCGGGCTGGAGCGTCGGCGACCGCGTCACGGCGCCCTTCATCTGCGCCTGCGGCCGCTGCGCCGAATGCCTCGGCGGCAACGAGCAGGTCTGCGACGCGCAGTCCCAGCCCGGCTTCACGAGGTGGGGCTCCTTCGCCGAGTACGTCGTCGTCGACGAGGCCGAGCTCAACCTGATCCGCCTGCCCGACGCCCTCGGCTTCGTCGAGGCGGCGTCGCTCGGCTGCCGGTTCGCGACCGCCTACCGCGCGATCATCTCGCGCAGCAGGCTTGCGCCCGGAGAGCAGATCGCGGTGCACGGATGCGGCGGGGTCGGCCTCTCGGCCATCATGATCGCCGTCGCCGCGGGCGTCACGGTCTACGGCATCGACGTGTCGGATGCCGCACTCGACGCGGCCGAGAAGCTCGGCGCCGTGCCGGTGCGCGGCGGCGAGGGTGCCGCAGAGCGCATCCTCGCGGCATCCGGAGGCGGCGTCGACGTCTCCGTCGACGCGTTCGGCAGCAGCGAGACGGCGTTCGCCTCGGTGCAGAGCCTGAAGAAGCGGGGACGGCACGTGCAGATCGGGCTCATGGTCGGCTCGAGCGCGCTCGCCGCGATGCCCATGGACGCGGTGATCGCCGGCGAGCTCGAGATCCTCGGCAGCCACGGCATGGCCGCGCACGAGTACCCGTCGATGCTCGGCGCCGTCGCCGAGGAGTTCTTCCGCCCGATCGAGCTCGTCGGCCGCCGCATCAGCCTCGACGAGGTGCCCGACGCGCTCGCCGCGATGGGCACGGCCGGCGCCGCCGGATCGGGCATGACGGTCGTCGAGCTCTAG
- a CDS encoding PHP domain-containing protein: protein MDPIAALEEIAFLLERDRASAFKSKAFRKAAGIIGDLPAAELAERVRDGRLKRTPGIGDTTFAVIADAVDGRVPAYLIALREKSGPAAGAAPTGLRAKLKGDLHSHTDWSDGTTPISTMARAAELVGLEYLVVSDHSPNLTIANGLSAERLLDQLDVLDRLNADSDIRLLSGIEVDILLDGSLDQSPELLGRLDVVVASIHSKLRTESRELTERMLRAVRNPRTNVLGHCTGRLVEGSRGTRPQSTFDANAVFDACAEHDVAVEINSRPERQDPPDDLIALALEAGCRFSIDSDAHAPGHFAFLELGAARAEANGVPAERIVNTWPAEQLLDWAAAR, encoded by the coding sequence ATGGATCCGATCGCAGCCCTCGAGGAGATCGCGTTCCTGCTGGAACGCGACCGGGCCTCGGCGTTCAAGTCGAAGGCGTTCCGCAAGGCCGCCGGCATCATCGGCGACCTCCCGGCCGCCGAGCTCGCCGAACGGGTGCGCGACGGACGCCTGAAGCGCACCCCGGGCATCGGCGACACGACGTTCGCCGTCATCGCCGACGCCGTCGATGGCCGGGTGCCCGCCTACCTCATCGCGCTCCGCGAGAAGAGCGGGCCCGCCGCCGGCGCGGCGCCCACGGGCCTCCGCGCGAAGCTGAAGGGCGACCTGCACAGCCACACCGACTGGTCCGACGGCACGACGCCGATCTCGACCATGGCGCGCGCGGCCGAGCTCGTCGGGCTCGAGTACCTCGTCGTCAGCGACCACTCGCCGAACCTCACCATCGCCAACGGGCTCAGCGCCGAGCGCCTGCTCGACCAGCTCGACGTGCTCGACCGGCTGAACGCCGACAGCGACATCCGCCTGCTGTCCGGCATCGAGGTCGACATCCTGCTCGACGGGTCGCTCGACCAGTCGCCAGAGCTGCTCGGCCGGCTCGACGTGGTCGTCGCGAGCATCCACTCCAAGCTCCGCACCGAGTCGAGGGAACTGACCGAGCGGATGCTGCGCGCGGTGCGCAACCCGCGCACGAACGTGCTCGGGCACTGCACGGGCCGGCTCGTCGAGGGTTCGCGCGGCACGCGCCCGCAGTCCACCTTCGACGCGAACGCCGTGTTCGACGCCTGCGCCGAACACGACGTCGCCGTCGAGATCAACTCGCGACCCGAACGCCAGGACCCGCCCGACGACCTGATCGCGCTCGCGCTCGAGGCCGGATGCCGCTTCTCGATCGACAGCGACGCGCATGCCCCGGGCCACTTCGCGTTCCTCGAGCTCGGAGCCGCCCGTGCCGAGGCCAACGGCGTGCCGGCCGAGCGGATCGTGAACACCTGGCCGGCCGAGCAGCTGCTCGACTGGGCGGCGGCGCGCTGA